The Actinomycetota bacterium sequence CCACCAAAAGCGCACGATGGAAATTGCTGATGCGCTCTACGGAGTCTCGATGCGAGGCGATGGAGTCACGCAGGTCATCGGGCAACGGCTTCGTGAGGCGGCAACAGCATCATGAGCACCCAACTGTGGGTCGCGCTCAGTGTCCTGATCGTCCTGGTTGTGGTTGTGGCACTTGTCTATGCCGTTGTCACTCGAGGATCGCGCGAGAGCGCAGAAGAACTCATCACCTTTGGTCGAGCGCCAATCGACAGCGATGAGCCAATTCCAATCGCTGATGTGGGCGCCAACGCTGGCGAGGGGTCGAGTTGGACTGAGCCCGCCTATCAAGAGCCAATACCCAGTGACGAGTTGGAGTCTTTCGGCTTTGAAATTCCTGAATCAGCAACTGGCCGCATGCAGCGCCTTCGCGCGCGGCTTGCCGGCTCGAATACTGCAATTGGCAAGGGTCTGCTTGCACTTCTCAGTCGCGATCAACTCGACAGTGACACTTGGGATGAAATCGAAGAGACCCTGCTCGCCGCAGATCTCGGCATAGGCCCAACTACCGAATTGATCGCCAAGCTTCGCCTTGACGTCCAGGTCGAAGGTGGGCGTAGCGTTGATCGCCTCACCCAACTGCTGCGCGAAGGCCTGCTCGAGCTTGTCAATCCAAACCTCGATCGCTCTTTGGTGACCAAGGTGGACGGCCGACCGGCAGTTGTGCTGGTCGTCGGCGTCAACGGCACGGGCAAGACCACGACGACAGGCAAATTGGCCCGATTGCTTATCGCCCAAGATCAATCGGTCCTGCTCGGAGCGGCCGACACCTTCAGAGCAGCGGCAGCAGAGCAATTGCAGACCTGGGGTGATCGCGTCGGAGCGGCAGTTGTGCGTGGCCCAGAAGGAGGCGATCCGGCGGCGGTGGCCTTCGACGCAGT is a genomic window containing:
- the ftsY gene encoding signal recognition particle-docking protein FtsY is translated as MSTQLWVALSVLIVLVVVVALVYAVVTRGSRESAEELITFGRAPIDSDEPIPIADVGANAGEGSSWTEPAYQEPIPSDELESFGFEIPESATGRMQRLRARLAGSNTAIGKGLLALLSRDQLDSDTWDEIEETLLAADLGIGPTTELIAKLRLDVQVEGGRSVDRLTQLLREGLLELVNPNLDRSLVTKVDGRPAVVLVVGVNGTGKTTTTGKLARLLIAQDQSVLLGAADTFRAAAAEQLQTWGDRVGAAVVRGPEGGDPAAVAFDAVSTATAADIDTAVIDTAGRLHTKTGLMDELGKVKRVIEKQSPVDEVLLVLDATTGQNGLVQARVFAEVVEITGVVLTKLDGTARGGIVIAVQRELGVPVKLVGLGEGPDDLALFDAVAFVEAIVSG